A stretch of the Halomonas sp. CH40 genome encodes the following:
- the tatC gene encoding twin-arginine translocase subunit TatC codes for MSSGDSQDQQAKQAQAPLIEHLIELRSRLMRAVIVVLVIFLGLYSFANDIYTFVAQPLMALLPEGSQMIATEVASPFLAPFKLTLVVAVFAAVPFILHQAWSFVAPGLYDNEKALAIPLLISSVGLFYAGAAFAYYVVFPLLFAFFTQTGPEEIQVMTDINQYLNFVLKLFFAFGVAFEIPIATFLLIFSGATTVESLSKKRPYIILGCFVVGMLLTPPDVVSQSLLAVPMYLLYEVGLLFGRLVRRKAVKDAEEDELSENG; via the coding sequence ATGAGCAGCGGTGACTCTCAGGATCAGCAAGCCAAACAGGCACAAGCACCATTAATTGAACACCTGATCGAACTTCGCTCACGCCTGATGCGTGCCGTGATAGTGGTTCTGGTGATCTTTCTTGGCCTGTACTCGTTTGCCAATGATATCTACACATTTGTGGCCCAACCGCTAATGGCGCTGCTGCCTGAAGGCTCGCAGATGATTGCCACCGAAGTGGCCTCGCCCTTTCTGGCGCCCTTCAAGCTAACCCTTGTTGTGGCAGTGTTTGCGGCGGTGCCCTTCATTCTTCATCAGGCGTGGTCGTTTGTTGCGCCCGGGCTTTACGATAATGAAAAGGCGCTGGCGATTCCGCTGCTGATATCCAGTGTCGGACTTTTCTATGCGGGAGCCGCTTTCGCCTATTACGTGGTGTTTCCGTTACTGTTTGCCTTCTTCACCCAGACGGGTCCGGAAGAGATTCAGGTAATGACGGATATCAACCAGTATCTGAATTTTGTGTTGAAGCTGTTTTTTGCCTTTGGGGTGGCGTTTGAAATTCCGATTGCCACCTTCCTGCTGATTTTCAGTGGCGCTACCACCGTGGAAAGTCTTTCCAAGAAGCGCCCCTATATCATTCTCGGCTGCTTTGTAGTCGGCATGCTGCTGACACCGCCCGATGTGGTCTCGCAAAGCCTGCTGGCCGTGCCCATGTACCTGCTTTACGAGGTTGGCCTGCTGTTTGGAAGGCTGGTACGCCGCAAAGCCGTCAAGGATGCAGAAGAAGACGAGCTCAGCGAGAACGGCTAA
- the tatA gene encoding Sec-independent protein translocase subunit TatA, with protein sequence MLGGISIWQLLIVLGIIILIFGTKKLRNVGTDLGGAVKGFKKAIHDEEKEGDKKDAETPQAKVSHEENGNTYDVQAQEKRTEHSEERK encoded by the coding sequence ATGTTAGGTGGCATCAGTATTTGGCAGTTGCTGATTGTTCTGGGGATTATCATCCTGATTTTCGGCACTAAGAAACTGCGCAATGTAGGCACCGACCTGGGCGGCGCCGTGAAGGGTTTCAAGAAAGCCATTCACGATGAGGAAAAAGAAGGCGACAAGAAAGACGCCGAAACGCCTCAAGCCAAGGTCAGCCATGAAGAAAACGGCAACACCTATGACGTTCAGGCGCAGGAAAAGCGTACTGAACACAGCGAAGAGCGCAAATAA
- the ubiB gene encoding ubiquinone biosynthesis regulatory protein kinase UbiB has protein sequence MSLRLLRIGWVIARYRLDTLIPVARLPWWLRLLMSISPLKLFPLGERPRGERLRLALEELGPIFVKFGQMLSTRRDLLPADIADELKRLQDQVPPFPGDAAVARVEKEMGMSLSTAFASFNRTPLASASIAQVHVAKLHSGEEVVVKIIRPGIDRVMGQDMGLMYQLARLVSFIPEARRLRPVEVIRDYEATLFDELDLYKEAASTSQLKRNFKDSPLLYVPAIHWTYTRRHAMVQERIRGVPVADTETLRARGTNLKKLAERGVEIFFTQVFRDNFFHADMHPGNIFVNCDDPENPQYIAIDCGIVGSLTREDQDYLARNLLAFFHQDYYEVAALHIESGWVSEDTRANEFAAAIRTVCEPILEKPLKDISFGQVLLGLFQTARRFNMEVQPQLVLLQKTLLNIEGLGRQLYPDLDLWSTARPFLESWMKERAGPRGLWDSLKRQAPELAHQLPELPVLAHQTLSRMEKEHRQRHQQANAITSIRQTLTQQNKRHYRLKLGLILLAIALTWQPLSQWASVQDWPVLAAAAIGLLLLVWH, from the coding sequence ATGAGCCTGCGCCTGCTGCGCATTGGTTGGGTAATTGCCCGCTACCGCCTTGATACCCTGATCCCGGTGGCCCGTCTGCCCTGGTGGTTGCGCCTGTTGATGAGTATTTCACCGCTCAAGCTGTTCCCCCTCGGTGAACGTCCGCGCGGCGAACGGCTGCGACTGGCGCTTGAAGAACTTGGCCCCATTTTTGTCAAGTTCGGTCAGATGCTCTCTACACGTCGCGATCTGCTGCCAGCCGATATTGCTGACGAACTCAAGCGTCTGCAGGATCAGGTTCCGCCCTTTCCTGGTGACGCAGCGGTTGCCAGAGTCGAGAAAGAAATGGGCATGTCGCTAAGCACTGCCTTTGCCAGTTTTAACCGCACGCCGCTGGCCTCGGCATCGATTGCCCAAGTGCATGTCGCCAAGCTGCATAGCGGTGAAGAAGTGGTGGTCAAGATTATCCGTCCAGGCATCGACAGGGTCATGGGCCAGGATATGGGCCTGATGTATCAGTTAGCCAGGTTGGTGAGCTTTATTCCCGAAGCGCGTCGTCTGCGCCCGGTGGAGGTCATTCGCGACTACGAAGCCACCCTGTTTGACGAGCTTGATCTCTACAAGGAAGCGGCCAGCACCTCTCAGCTAAAGCGTAACTTCAAGGATTCGCCGCTGCTTTACGTACCGGCTATCCACTGGACCTACACCCGCCGCCACGCAATGGTTCAGGAACGCATTCGCGGCGTGCCCGTAGCGGATACCGAGACGCTGCGCGCACGAGGCACCAACCTGAAGAAGCTCGCTGAGCGTGGCGTTGAAATTTTCTTCACCCAGGTATTTCGCGATAATTTTTTCCATGCCGACATGCATCCCGGCAATATATTTGTTAACTGCGATGACCCGGAAAACCCTCAATATATCGCTATCGATTGCGGCATTGTCGGCAGCCTGACCCGAGAAGATCAGGATTACCTGGCGCGCAACCTGCTAGCCTTCTTTCATCAGGATTATTACGAAGTTGCAGCGCTGCATATCGAATCCGGTTGGGTAAGCGAAGATACCCGCGCCAATGAGTTTGCCGCCGCCATCCGTACCGTATGTGAGCCGATTCTGGAAAAACCGTTAAAGGACATTTCGTTCGGGCAAGTTTTGCTGGGGCTGTTTCAGACCGCCCGGCGCTTCAATATGGAAGTACAGCCCCAACTGGTGCTGCTGCAGAAAACCCTGCTCAATATTGAAGGTCTGGGGCGCCAGCTGTATCCCGACCTTGATCTGTGGAGCACCGCAAGGCCGTTTCTGGAAAGTTGGATGAAGGAACGTGCCGGCCCGCGCGGGCTATGGGATTCACTTAAGCGCCAGGCGCCAGAGCTTGCTCATCAACTGCCTGAGCTGCCGGTACTAGCTCACCAGACCCTCAGCCGTATGGAGAAAGAGCATCGCCAGCGCCACCAGCAGGCCAATGCCATCACTTCTATCCGGCAGACGCTGACCCAGCAAAACAAACGCCACTACCGTCTCAAGCTCGGCTTGATCCTGCTTGCCATCGCGCTCACCTGGCAGCCGCTCAGCCAGTGGGCCAGCGTGCAAGACTGGCCGGTACTGGCAGCAGCGGCCATCGGGCTTTTGCTCCTGGTGTGGCACTAG
- the tatB gene encoding Sec-independent protein translocase protein TatB, whose protein sequence is MLDIGFLELLIIAVVGLLVLGPERLPRAARTAGLWIGKIKRSVSGMQREISAQLESEELRQKLNEQQKKLDDSLKKAKLDVENIAEAPKSSDSDSASPSKEQRLADASARIDDALETVRETSASTADSGTQEKPPAEASTPQTSPSSSKTSPHSTSTQQDSNPR, encoded by the coding sequence ATGCTGGATATCGGTTTTCTTGAACTCCTGATCATCGCCGTGGTTGGGTTATTGGTACTCGGCCCTGAGCGCCTGCCCCGTGCGGCGCGTACCGCCGGGCTGTGGATCGGCAAGATAAAGCGCTCGGTATCCGGCATGCAGCGTGAAATCAGCGCACAGCTTGAATCTGAAGAACTGCGCCAGAAGCTTAACGAACAGCAGAAAAAACTGGATGACAGCCTCAAGAAAGCCAAGCTGGACGTTGAGAATATCGCTGAAGCCCCCAAGTCTTCAGACAGCGACAGCGCTTCACCCAGCAAGGAGCAGCGTCTGGCGGACGCATCGGCGCGTATTGACGATGCCCTGGAAACAGTGCGTGAAACCAGCGCTTCAACCGCGGATTCAGGCACTCAGGAAAAGCCACCGGCCGAGGCTTCTACCCCACAGACTTCTCCGTCCTCTTCCAAGACGTCGCCTCACTCGACGTCGACTCAACAGGATAGCAATCCCCGATGA
- the ubiE gene encoding bifunctional demethylmenaquinone methyltransferase/2-methoxy-6-polyprenyl-1,4-benzoquinol methylase UbiE, with product MSPTEKRTTHFGYQEVPVDEKASRVADVFHSVAARYDVMNDLMSMGVHRLWKRLTIERSGVRPGHQVLDIAGGTGDLTLKFSRMVGPRGKVVLADINASMLGVGRDKLIDNGVGGNVEYVQANAECLPFPDNSFDCITIAFGLRNVTDKDAALRSMQRVLKPGGRLLVLEFSKPANPLLSKAYDEYSFRLLPRMGEMVAGDAESYRYLAESIRMHPDQPTLKAMMEAAGLERVEYTNLTGGIVALHRGIKL from the coding sequence ATGAGCCCCACAGAAAAACGTACGACTCACTTCGGTTACCAGGAAGTTCCCGTTGATGAAAAAGCCTCCCGCGTCGCCGACGTCTTTCATTCCGTGGCTGCCCGCTACGATGTCATGAATGACCTGATGTCGATGGGCGTTCACCGCCTCTGGAAACGCCTCACCATTGAGCGTTCTGGCGTTCGTCCTGGCCATCAGGTGCTTGATATTGCAGGTGGAACCGGCGATCTGACGCTCAAGTTTTCACGCATGGTTGGCCCCCGAGGCAAGGTCGTGCTGGCAGATATCAACGCCTCCATGCTGGGCGTCGGGCGCGACAAGCTGATTGATAACGGCGTCGGCGGCAATGTTGAATACGTTCAGGCCAATGCTGAATGCCTGCCCTTCCCGGATAACAGCTTCGACTGCATCACCATCGCCTTTGGTTTGCGCAACGTCACTGACAAAGATGCGGCTCTGCGCTCCATGCAACGGGTGCTCAAGCCGGGCGGGCGCCTGCTGGTACTGGAGTTTTCCAAACCCGCTAACCCCCTGTTATCCAAGGCCTATGATGAATACTCCTTCCGACTGTTGCCGCGTATGGGCGAGATGGTCGCAGGGGATGCCGAAAGCTACCGCTATCTGGCAGAATCAATCCGCATGCACCCCGATCAGCCAACCCTCAAGGCGATGATGGAAGCCGCTGGGCTGGAGCGTGTCGAGTACACCAACCTGACGGGTGGCATTGTCGCCCTGCACCGTGGCATCAAACTATGA
- a CDS encoding phosphoribosyl-ATP diphosphatase yields the protein MTKTPSPTVDDTVLDALFEVLRQRRHAAPDESYVASLHHKGLNKILEKVGEEATETLLAAKDAESGEQSKQQALIAETADLWFHSLVMLSHLGLDHQAVINELARRFGVSGHDEKAARNKA from the coding sequence ATGACCAAGACGCCATCACCTACCGTTGACGACACCGTACTCGATGCCCTGTTCGAGGTGCTCAGGCAACGTCGTCACGCAGCGCCAGACGAATCCTATGTTGCCTCCTTGCATCATAAGGGATTGAACAAGATACTTGAGAAAGTAGGTGAAGAAGCCACTGAAACCCTGCTCGCCGCCAAAGACGCAGAAAGCGGCGAACAAAGTAAACAGCAGGCGCTTATCGCCGAAACGGCAGATTTGTGGTTTCATAGCCTTGTCATGCTTTCTCACTTAGGCTTGGATCACCAGGCTGTGATTAACGAACTGGCGCGTCGTTTTGGCGTGTCGGGTCACGACGAAAAAGCCGCTCGCAACAAGGCCTGA
- a CDS encoding DUF971 domain-containing protein, with the protein MDAPIPSRVHYHRKARELELGYASGDTFQLPIELLRVYSPSAEVRGHGGDTAVLQVGKKFVGLQNITQAGNYALKLHFDDGHDSGLFTWNYLYDLGTHQDAYWRDYLQRLKEVGASREPLGIEIKQV; encoded by the coding sequence ATGGACGCTCCCATCCCTTCTCGCGTTCACTATCACCGCAAAGCCCGCGAGCTTGAGCTCGGCTACGCCAGCGGCGATACCTTTCAGCTCCCGATTGAACTGCTGCGCGTCTATTCACCCTCCGCTGAGGTGCGCGGCCATGGCGGCGACACGGCGGTCTTGCAGGTCGGCAAGAAATTTGTCGGCCTGCAGAATATTACCCAGGCAGGCAACTATGCGCTCAAGCTGCATTTTGACGATGGCCACGACAGCGGCCTGTTTACCTGGAACTATCTTTACGACTTAGGCACCCATCAGGACGCTTACTGGCGCGACTATCTGCAACGCCTGAAAGAGGTGGGCGCATCCCGCGAGCCACTGGGTATTGAAATCAAACAGGTATAA
- the hslU gene encoding ATP-dependent protease ATPase subunit HslU, which produces MTQMTPREIVHALDQYIIGQKDAKRAVAIALRNRWRRMQLDTDLRSEVTPKNILMIGPTGVGKTEIARRLAKLAKAPFIKVEATKFTEVGYVGRDVESIIRDLMEAAIKMVREHAKEEVSHRAEDAAEDRILDALLPPPRGQEDKPREENATRQSFRKKLREGQLDDKEIDIELSQQGPSVDIMTPPGMEEMTNQLQSLFSNMGQQKRETRRIAVKDAFGLLRDEEAGKLVNEEDIKARAVEAVEQHGIVFLDEIDKVAKGSGQSSGGEVSREGVQRDLLPLIEGSTVSTKYGMVKTDHILFIASGAFHLSRPSDLIPELQGRLPIRVELDALTPGDFKRILTEPSASLTRQYQALLATDGLDVEFTPDGIERIAEISWQVNEGTENIGARRLHTVMERLLEEASFKGGDLDGPLVIDAEYVNAQLGELAVDEDLSRYIL; this is translated from the coding sequence ATGACTCAGATGACTCCCCGTGAAATTGTCCACGCCCTGGACCAATATATTATCGGCCAGAAAGACGCCAAACGGGCGGTAGCGATTGCCCTGCGTAACCGCTGGCGCCGCATGCAGCTGGACACCGACCTGCGCAGTGAAGTCACCCCCAAGAATATCCTGATGATAGGCCCGACGGGCGTCGGCAAGACCGAGATCGCCCGCCGCCTGGCCAAGCTGGCCAAGGCCCCTTTCATCAAGGTCGAAGCGACCAAGTTCACCGAAGTGGGCTATGTAGGGCGTGACGTGGAATCGATCATTCGCGACCTGATGGAAGCCGCCATCAAGATGGTGCGCGAGCACGCCAAGGAAGAAGTTAGCCACCGCGCTGAGGACGCCGCCGAAGACCGCATTCTGGATGCTCTGCTGCCTCCACCGCGCGGCCAGGAAGATAAGCCCCGCGAAGAAAATGCCACCCGCCAGTCGTTTCGCAAGAAACTACGCGAAGGTCAGCTTGACGATAAGGAAATCGATATCGAGCTTTCCCAGCAGGGGCCGAGCGTCGATATCATGACCCCGCCCGGCATGGAGGAAATGACCAACCAGCTGCAGAGCCTGTTTTCAAACATGGGCCAACAAAAGCGCGAAACCCGCCGGATTGCGGTCAAGGACGCCTTTGGTCTGCTGCGCGATGAGGAAGCTGGCAAACTGGTCAATGAAGAAGACATCAAGGCCCGTGCGGTAGAAGCGGTTGAGCAGCATGGCATTGTCTTTCTGGATGAAATCGACAAGGTAGCCAAGGGCAGCGGCCAGTCCAGCGGTGGCGAGGTCTCCCGTGAGGGTGTCCAGCGTGATCTACTGCCGCTGATCGAAGGCTCCACGGTGTCGACCAAATACGGCATGGTCAAAACCGACCACATCCTGTTTATCGCCTCCGGTGCCTTCCATCTGTCGCGCCCCTCGGATCTGATCCCTGAGTTGCAGGGCCGTCTGCCAATCCGCGTCGAACTGGATGCCCTGACCCCAGGCGACTTCAAGCGCATCCTGACCGAGCCATCCGCCTCGCTGACCCGTCAGTATCAGGCGCTGTTGGCCACTGACGGGCTGGATGTCGAGTTCACCCCGGACGGCATCGAGCGGATTGCGGAAATTTCCTGGCAGGTTAACGAAGGCACCGAAAATATCGGCGCCCGCCGTCTACACACTGTTATGGAACGCCTGCTTGAAGAAGCCTCTTTCAAGGGCGGCGACCTTGACGGACCGCTGGTGATTGACGCTGAGTACGTCAACGCCCAGCTGGGCGAACTGGCCGTCGACGAAGATCTTTCCCGCTATATCCTCTAA
- the elbB gene encoding isoprenoid biosynthesis glyoxalase ElbB: MTKQVAVILAGCGVYDGSEIYETTLTLLRLDQLGIGYHCFAPDMDQHQVINHVTQQATQGETRNVLEESARLARGDISPLSELDAGNFDAVIVPGGFGVAQNLCDFAVQGDNMQVLEPLKEVLEAFREDAKPIGLICIAPVMVPRLLGEGIAVTIGHDPGVAGAISAMGGLHRSCGVEEIVVDFENRVVTTPAYMLATRISEAATGVFKLVERIDEMMG, translated from the coding sequence ATGACAAAACAGGTCGCAGTCATTCTGGCCGGATGCGGTGTATACGACGGCTCTGAAATCTATGAAACCACCTTGACGCTGCTGCGTCTGGATCAGCTGGGCATTGGTTATCACTGCTTTGCTCCGGATATGGATCAGCATCAGGTGATTAATCATGTCACCCAGCAAGCCACGCAAGGCGAAACGCGCAACGTGCTGGAAGAGTCAGCTCGGCTGGCGCGTGGTGATATCAGCCCGTTAAGTGAGCTGGATGCTGGTAATTTTGATGCGGTGATTGTGCCCGGCGGCTTCGGGGTGGCACAGAACCTGTGTGATTTCGCCGTTCAGGGCGACAATATGCAGGTTCTGGAACCGCTTAAAGAGGTGCTGGAAGCCTTCCGTGAAGACGCCAAACCAATTGGTCTGATATGTATTGCGCCGGTCATGGTGCCGCGCCTGCTCGGGGAAGGCATTGCCGTCACTATTGGCCACGACCCGGGTGTTGCCGGTGCCATCAGCGCCATGGGCGGCCTGCACCGCAGCTGCGGCGTTGAAGAGATTGTGGTCGATTTTGAGAACCGTGTGGTCACCACCCCCGCCTATATGCTGGCGACCCGGATCAGCGAGGCTGCCACTGGGGTTTTCAAACTGGTAGAACGGATTGATGAAATGATGGGCTAA
- a CDS encoding SCP2 sterol-binding domain-containing protein translates to MLVTPALLLAGCERMLNALLARDPASPQRLDVLAGSRLLIRLEQPQLALLMAFHPSGIDLLRAEDIDETSADAVVELSPETFSEWVSGSSVERLMFEGKLSVRGRIQLLEATQELLTDLDIDWEGELANWLGDIPAHSLAEGLRRAGRWGLRASNELMADVSEYVFEEAKLLPGRQQRDVLRDHLSELEISTDRLEARLNRLHRRLTQRLSQGDSGS, encoded by the coding sequence ATGCTGGTAACTCCCGCCCTGCTGCTGGCAGGCTGCGAACGTATGCTGAATGCCTTGCTGGCTCGCGACCCGGCTTCCCCTCAGCGCCTGGACGTCCTGGCAGGCAGCCGCCTGCTGATTCGCCTTGAGCAGCCCCAGCTGGCTCTGTTGATGGCGTTTCATCCGTCTGGCATTGACCTGCTACGCGCCGAAGACATTGATGAAACCAGCGCCGATGCGGTGGTTGAACTATCGCCGGAAACCTTCTCGGAATGGGTCAGCGGCAGCTCTGTCGAGCGCTTGATGTTTGAAGGCAAGCTATCGGTGCGCGGGCGCATCCAGCTGCTTGAAGCCACTCAGGAGCTATTGACCGACCTGGATATCGACTGGGAAGGCGAACTGGCCAACTGGCTGGGCGATATCCCCGCGCACTCGCTTGCCGAAGGCTTGCGTCGTGCAGGCCGCTGGGGGCTGCGTGCCAGCAATGAGCTGATGGCGGACGTGTCTGAATACGTGTTCGAAGAGGCCAAGCTGCTTCCCGGTCGCCAGCAGCGCGACGTATTGCGCGATCATCTCAGCGAGCTGGAAATATCCACCGACCGGCTGGAAGCCCGGCTTAACCGCCTGCACCGACGCCTGACCCAGCGCTTGTCACAAGGAGATTCCGGCTCATGA